A stretch of the Gimesia sp. genome encodes the following:
- a CDS encoding site-specific integrase, translated as MNTKIKNVNTNNERVGEVASIFNRNGVWYINMQIRGKQMRKSLKTSNKKEARARALALERELLKGDTVKTVESEPVLITDAIEALIQSCKTEELRPKTISKYRQVLKDVAEFAESRNLYKLEQLDVRFVDAYRQHRKQKGAKPKTIYTEVGVIRRLLLFAKTRRMIDEDPLEGLRLTEPKTEPQPFWNLDQLDMVIKSSSKVHRPVFTFLAETGLRIGELRWLTWDDVDLKQGLIHIRPKDNWTTKTGNVRSIPISDRACEVLQAQPRHSRWVFTARASPKYPQGDHQVSERRLLESLKRTLKKLKLKGHLHTFRHSFISRAIVQGIPEAIIRSWVGHVDHKTLQHYTHIADQESQAAMQRLNRPDA; from the coding sequence ATGAATACGAAAATTAAAAACGTCAATACGAATAATGAACGTGTAGGTGAGGTTGCATCGATATTTAACCGGAATGGTGTTTGGTACATCAATATGCAAATTCGCGGTAAACAGATGCGCAAATCTCTGAAAACTTCAAATAAGAAGGAGGCGCGTGCCAGGGCACTCGCCCTGGAGCGCGAACTGTTAAAAGGAGACACAGTAAAAACTGTTGAATCCGAACCTGTTCTGATTACTGATGCGATAGAAGCACTCATTCAAAGTTGTAAAACGGAGGAGTTGCGTCCAAAAACCATCAGTAAATACAGGCAGGTACTGAAAGACGTTGCTGAGTTTGCTGAATCACGTAATCTCTACAAACTGGAGCAGCTTGACGTTCGATTTGTGGATGCCTACCGGCAACACCGGAAACAGAAGGGGGCGAAACCCAAGACGATCTATACCGAAGTCGGAGTAATCCGTCGCCTGTTACTTTTTGCCAAAACGCGTCGTATGATCGACGAAGATCCGCTGGAAGGCTTGCGGCTCACTGAACCCAAAACAGAGCCACAACCGTTCTGGAATCTGGATCAGCTTGATATGGTTATTAAATCCAGCTCTAAGGTTCATCGTCCGGTATTTACTTTTCTGGCGGAAACCGGATTACGGATCGGAGAACTGCGGTGGCTGACCTGGGACGATGTTGACCTGAAGCAGGGACTGATACATATCCGTCCGAAGGATAACTGGACGACGAAGACCGGGAACGTACGCTCGATCCCGATCTCTGATCGCGCTTGCGAAGTTTTGCAGGCACAGCCCCGGCACAGTCGCTGGGTCTTTACGGCCAGGGCGTCCCCTAAATATCCCCAGGGGGATCATCAGGTCTCTGAACGCAGGCTGCTGGAGTCACTCAAACGAACTCTGAAAAAGCTGAAGCTGAAAGGCCACCTGCATACGTTCCGTCACAGCTTTATTTCGCGGGCCATCGTGCAGGGCATTCCTGAAGCGATTATCCGTAGCTGGGTGGGGCATGTCGATCATAAGACACTGCAACATTACACGCATATTGCTGATCAGGAGTCGCAGGCTGCGATGCAGCGATTGAATCGGCCGGACGCGTAG
- a CDS encoding BON domain-containing protein → MYKDKVKFLKSLKYWSPMTQHISIDRAHQLHELISNAISQTSLASRQNVQYRVEQEQVYLTGIVSSYYEKQLAQESVSRIQGVRQVHNSLNVEPASRTALSLDLP, encoded by the coding sequence ATGTATAAGGATAAGGTGAAATTTTTAAAATCCTTAAAGTATTGGTCTCCCATGACGCAACACATCAGCATTGACCGCGCCCATCAGTTGCATGAGCTGATCAGCAATGCCATTTCGCAAACCAGTCTGGCTTCTCGTCAGAATGTGCAATATCGAGTCGAACAGGAACAGGTCTACTTGACCGGGATTGTCAGCAGCTATTATGAGAAACAGCTGGCTCAGGAGTCAGTCAGTCGCATCCAGGGGGTCAGACAGGTCCACAATAGCCTCAATGTGGAGCCTGCCTCCCGAACGGCTCTCAGCCTGGATCTCCCCTGA
- a CDS encoding DUF1501 domain-containing protein codes for MKFNLHSRTHSQHAFTAFNPLVPEGLVVQSRRNMLKASLAGLAGLTVPNLLRASDSLLSEGKSSLPKKSIILLWMTGGPSHIDTWDPKPDRPIQNRGPFGVTQTNVPGITITDRLPKQAAMMDRFTLIRSVDPKMSSHQPNQVMQTANLLATPRTNRKGDKYPAMASIVAKHHGSNHPGMPPYVAFMKHDSHIAWGGYLGKQYDPFIANDAANLPVYDMVGKDTGGMSGGKMFQFAPGLSFERMKSRRDLMLQFDNLRSDIDQAGSMNAIDSYSQRAYNMVLGKRVQQAFDLSQESVETRDRYGKHLWCQQALLARRLVEAGSSFVTLDLSYHTASGTWDNHGDNIPPYGGIKNGLGPLLPLFDHLLTTLVLDLEERGRLDDTLVIAMGEFGRSPMSGTQGSTDGRNHWPVVMSMCMAGGGLNHGQVIGASEHDGSNIKHRPVRPGDLAATIYRYMGVPLDTHYVDDKGRPIPVIENGAPIHELF; via the coding sequence ATGAAGTTCAATCTACATTCGCGCACACATTCTCAGCATGCTTTTACCGCTTTCAACCCACTGGTACCGGAAGGTCTGGTTGTTCAAAGTCGGCGGAATATGCTCAAAGCCTCTCTGGCCGGCCTGGCAGGTCTGACTGTACCGAACCTGTTGCGTGCTTCTGATTCTCTGCTCTCAGAAGGCAAATCTTCACTCCCCAAGAAGAGTATTATCCTGCTCTGGATGACTGGCGGTCCCAGCCATATTGATACCTGGGACCCTAAACCGGATCGTCCGATTCAGAACCGGGGACCGTTTGGTGTCACTCAGACCAATGTCCCGGGTATTACGATTACGGATCGGCTCCCGAAACAGGCAGCGATGATGGATCGCTTTACTCTAATCCGCTCCGTCGATCCCAAGATGAGCAGCCATCAGCCCAACCAGGTGATGCAGACCGCCAATCTGCTGGCAACACCACGTACAAATCGCAAAGGGGACAAATACCCCGCGATGGCTTCCATTGTCGCCAAGCATCATGGATCAAACCATCCCGGGATGCCCCCTTACGTCGCCTTCATGAAACACGATTCCCATATTGCCTGGGGAGGCTATCTCGGTAAACAATACGATCCCTTCATCGCCAACGATGCCGCCAACCTGCCCGTATACGACATGGTAGGGAAAGACACTGGCGGGATGAGTGGCGGAAAGATGTTCCAGTTCGCTCCCGGTCTGTCCTTTGAGCGGATGAAAAGTCGACGCGATCTGATGCTGCAATTCGACAACCTGCGGAGCGATATCGATCAGGCGGGATCCATGAACGCCATCGACAGCTACAGTCAGCGTGCTTATAACATGGTCCTCGGAAAACGGGTACAACAGGCATTTGACCTGTCTCAAGAGTCGGTTGAAACACGGGACCGTTACGGCAAGCACCTCTGGTGTCAGCAGGCGCTGCTCGCACGAAGGCTGGTGGAAGCCGGCAGTTCGTTCGTCACCCTTGACCTGAGCTATCATACCGCTTCCGGAACCTGGGATAACCACGGTGACAACATTCCTCCGTACGGGGGAATTAAGAATGGACTGGGGCCACTGCTCCCGCTGTTCGACCATCTGTTGACCACCCTTGTTCTCGATCTCGAAGAGCGAGGCCGGCTGGATGATACCCTGGTGATCGCCATGGGTGAGTTCGGTCGATCCCCCATGTCGGGAACCCAGGGCAGCACCGATGGGCGTAACCACTGGCCGGTCGTCATGTCCATGTGCATGGCAGGCGGAGGTCTGAATCATGGCCAGGTGATCGGTGCCAGCGAACATGACGGCAGTAATATCAAGCACCGGCCAGTTCGTCCAGGCGACCTGGCAGCCACCATCTACCGCTACATGGGCGTCCCGCTGGATACGCACTACGTTGATGACAAAGGACGCCCGATCCCCGTGATCGAGAATGGTGCCCCGATTCACGAATTGTTCTGA
- a CDS encoding FAD-dependent oxidoreductase, which produces MKKKIALLCWLLCFFSKNSLFAQQAEQQTDLLIVGGTESGWAAAIQAARLGVKSITLVLDGDWLGGQYTEQALACVDENKGPGKVGWGVDWHPMKRSFHRSGLFKELMDRIEAFNTQKYGSPMPGRPFHGPSTFRPAEAEAIFRDLLQPYIQSGQIRLITRHYPVKADIDRGGTHPRLTGLWFAPVGSETPDRHVMARLTIDASDWGEAIQVAGAAFEIGADPRSRYGEPSAPLNLKGYPPNEMNPITWAMIVEESDGDTPIHKPERYDDRCFVRTSKLSFAEMKHLEWDRPLKRMGSIPHWPPAGQASPRQLSVFTVRRIVDGYTSKDHKTSILLNYMLGQDYPLERLPHHVCEALEATEPGASMKNIVLMNRRQRQIIFDDAKRHSLCLLYHLQNFVHDRADDQTNSFRHFHLSEEFGTPDHLPPKPYIRESLRLKAMYMMREQDGRNMDGPTKKFARERFSRVMYPDGLFAWQFHYDFHRTGRTYLKSEGNRGPWIDYEKPGRNTSLVSDRSLFPLRSLVPVEMDGLLGAQKNIGYSSIVSAAIRLHDQCIAIGQAAGATAAVSLKEQIQPREIPYNRQQLEQVRHALCGESETGQAVLIWPFRDLAPAHPAFVAVNRLAVRGALPLKVREVDFRPDQPATPEWRAATIELTMKTLQTPNLVLSLPDNLSRGEFCQQLWSAIHEVPIRPYQRLTPDDADGDGIADADDPSLFTPREPLQWIPEKLTADQDGLLGKNISNRARKFNFTGNKTPATSGFEADHGLPFKASRGFGWQQDLSKNVRKRKQVSEAYRDTFIFTRSHATWECVLPRGRYRVTVCVGDAGHEQVGQWVTVEGKPLIEDQSTVSGAFHEQSTTVDVSDGRLTIEIGKPGSTTNTCLNWIVLEPAP; this is translated from the coding sequence TTCCCTGTTCGCTCAACAGGCCGAACAGCAAACCGATTTATTGATTGTCGGCGGAACGGAATCAGGATGGGCGGCGGCCATCCAGGCGGCTCGACTCGGGGTGAAATCTATTACCCTCGTGCTGGACGGAGACTGGCTGGGCGGACAGTACACAGAACAGGCGCTCGCCTGTGTAGACGAGAACAAAGGCCCGGGTAAAGTTGGCTGGGGTGTTGACTGGCATCCGATGAAACGCTCCTTCCACCGCAGCGGTCTGTTCAAGGAACTGATGGATCGCATTGAAGCCTTCAACACACAAAAATATGGCTCTCCCATGCCGGGACGCCCGTTCCATGGACCTTCCACATTTCGCCCCGCCGAAGCTGAAGCCATCTTTCGCGACCTGCTCCAACCCTACATCCAGAGTGGTCAGATTCGACTGATTACCCGCCATTATCCAGTTAAAGCAGACATTGATCGGGGAGGAACTCATCCCCGACTGACGGGGCTCTGGTTTGCACCGGTCGGGTCGGAAACTCCTGACCGGCACGTGATGGCCAGACTGACGATTGACGCTTCGGACTGGGGAGAAGCCATTCAGGTTGCCGGTGCCGCTTTCGAAATTGGAGCCGACCCGCGTTCGCGATATGGGGAACCGAGTGCCCCTCTGAACTTGAAGGGTTACCCGCCTAATGAAATGAATCCGATCACGTGGGCCATGATCGTAGAAGAATCGGACGGCGATACCCCGATTCACAAACCCGAACGCTACGATGATCGCTGTTTCGTAAGAACATCCAAACTGAGTTTCGCCGAGATGAAGCACTTGGAATGGGATCGCCCCCTGAAGAGAATGGGCTCCATCCCTCATTGGCCACCCGCCGGCCAGGCTTCCCCCCGCCAGCTTTCTGTCTTCACAGTTCGACGAATCGTGGATGGCTATACCAGCAAAGATCATAAGACCAGCATACTCCTGAATTACATGCTGGGCCAGGACTACCCTCTCGAGCGACTTCCGCACCACGTCTGTGAAGCTCTGGAAGCAACCGAACCGGGAGCTTCCATGAAGAACATTGTGCTCATGAATCGTCGTCAGAGGCAGATTATTTTTGATGATGCAAAGCGGCATTCCCTCTGCCTGCTGTATCACTTGCAGAATTTCGTGCACGATCGAGCTGATGACCAAACCAACAGTTTCAGGCATTTCCACTTGAGCGAAGAGTTCGGTACGCCAGACCATCTCCCCCCCAAACCTTATATTCGCGAATCACTGCGTCTCAAAGCCATGTACATGATGCGTGAGCAGGATGGCCGTAACATGGACGGCCCGACCAAGAAATTCGCCCGCGAACGGTTCTCCCGGGTCATGTATCCGGATGGGCTGTTCGCCTGGCAGTTCCATTACGACTTCCACCGCACCGGACGTACGTACTTGAAATCCGAAGGTAACCGGGGCCCCTGGATCGACTATGAGAAACCGGGGCGGAACACGAGCCTGGTCAGCGATCGCAGCCTGTTTCCCCTGCGTAGTCTGGTCCCGGTGGAAATGGACGGCTTGCTCGGCGCACAGAAAAATATTGGCTACAGCAGTATTGTGAGTGCCGCAATTCGCCTGCACGATCAGTGTATCGCCATTGGTCAGGCAGCAGGCGCGACTGCTGCTGTCTCTTTGAAAGAGCAGATCCAGCCACGCGAAATCCCCTACAACCGCCAACAGTTGGAACAGGTACGGCACGCACTTTGTGGGGAATCAGAGACCGGCCAGGCTGTATTGATCTGGCCGTTCCGCGATCTGGCTCCGGCACATCCGGCTTTTGTGGCCGTCAACCGTCTCGCTGTCCGCGGGGCTCTCCCGCTCAAGGTCCGTGAAGTCGACTTCCGACCAGACCAACCCGCAACTCCCGAGTGGCGCGCAGCCACGATCGAGTTAACAATGAAAACACTGCAGACGCCCAACCTGGTTCTGTCTCTTCCAGACAACCTTTCACGAGGAGAATTCTGCCAGCAGCTCTGGTCAGCCATTCATGAAGTTCCCATCCGTCCCTACCAACGGCTTACACCTGACGACGCCGATGGGGACGGTATCGCGGATGCCGATGATCCCTCACTTTTCACTCCGCGCGAACCACTGCAATGGATACCTGAAAAACTGACCGCCGACCAGGATGGCCTGCTGGGAAAAAACATTTCAAACCGGGCCCGAAAATTCAACTTTACCGGCAACAAGACACCCGCCACCTCCGGATTTGAAGCTGACCATGGGTTGCCTTTCAAAGCGTCCCGGGGTTTTGGTTGGCAACAGGATCTGAGTAAGAATGTGCGCAAACGAAAGCAGGTTTCGGAAGCCTATCGAGACACATTCATTTTCACGCGGAGTCATGCCACATGGGAATGCGTACTTCCTCGAGGCCGTTATCGCGTTACGGTCTGCGTCGGAGATGCCGGCCACGAACAGGTCGGGCAATGGGTCACGGTAGAAGGCAAACCGCTGATTGAAGACCAGTCAACGGTCAGCGGCGCATTTCATGAGCAGAGCACAACTGTCGATGTTTCCGATGGCCGACTGACAATCGAAATCGGAAAGCCTGGCTCAACGACAAACACCTGTCTGAACTGGATTGTGCTCGAACCAGCCCCATAA
- a CDS encoding glycosyltransferase family 39 protein: protein MVIISDQELLQRSAEPAHDLFPVMRRASVMSPLVALLALGPGLLAFHSYRIDELSAWFGLQCLGKAHLLGDSGNALISQPPLVGWIFTGLLSIIGHWSSSLVLFSYFSTAAMLYVAYRLTRKVCNPRYALVYCFLLAFHPVVLKQIQLIEAPAFPILFALLTIWGFITHLQSESGVVSYKLLCGGISLGLCLLSGGVLALGVLLMLGVFIINPLYLPRGRSLADQQKMPGVKQVLRVWKSLLVLAFTGFAVGGWWELMAASQVEGFWSNWFAGTGQPTISFYWKAEFYPSYLARDIISSMGFLLGFAIFGLFHGIKRVLNPQGGNLQEIAWLRLVVIWALCGALFWWGVQYLPQMNTSTRAMWKLFFIIPMMAVVAWEFQQIALRRVGYPTVLAVFTLGVLAVIFINASNTDTLSPLISGRFLRQLIILGLSLVMVLWYSHRFKKEHAHRIVEVALVLALSVLHVVYGVFSIPKPHPAGERLLQFENQLRLTENVGDCFLVSKSDQVPLELKFLVFYLWGDIELKQIQGAVLPQDLQIPDRSHADEPGEKQVIIRWGASPVALRNILNADFVLKPVAQPDVYKNQELQADLISKAPPGF, encoded by the coding sequence TTGGTAATCATCAGTGATCAGGAGCTTTTGCAGCGATCTGCAGAACCTGCTCATGATTTATTTCCCGTGATGCGACGTGCTTCCGTCATGTCGCCCCTGGTGGCGTTACTGGCGCTGGGGCCGGGGTTACTGGCTTTTCATTCCTACCGGATTGATGAACTGTCTGCCTGGTTTGGATTGCAGTGTCTTGGTAAGGCACATCTGCTGGGAGACAGCGGCAATGCACTGATTTCTCAGCCCCCCCTGGTCGGCTGGATCTTCACCGGACTGTTGTCGATCATCGGGCACTGGTCTTCTTCGCTGGTTCTGTTTTCCTATTTCTCCACAGCGGCCATGTTGTATGTCGCGTATCGACTGACGCGTAAAGTCTGTAATCCGCGGTATGCGCTGGTCTATTGCTTCTTACTTGCATTCCATCCGGTGGTGCTCAAGCAGATTCAACTGATAGAGGCACCTGCGTTCCCCATCCTGTTTGCCCTGCTGACGATCTGGGGCTTCATCACGCATTTGCAATCTGAATCTGGTGTGGTCTCGTACAAACTGCTCTGCGGGGGGATTTCGTTGGGGCTCTGTCTTTTATCGGGAGGAGTCCTGGCACTGGGAGTGTTACTGATGCTCGGGGTGTTTATTATCAACCCCCTGTATCTGCCCCGCGGTCGGTCCCTGGCAGATCAACAGAAGATGCCCGGGGTGAAGCAGGTATTGAGAGTCTGGAAATCACTCCTGGTTCTGGCCTTCACGGGTTTTGCCGTCGGGGGCTGGTGGGAACTGATGGCGGCTTCTCAGGTCGAAGGCTTCTGGTCCAACTGGTTTGCAGGCACCGGTCAGCCCACGATCAGCTTTTACTGGAAGGCGGAATTTTACCCGTCTTATCTGGCCCGGGATATCATTTCTTCTATGGGCTTCCTGTTGGGGTTTGCCATTTTCGGCCTGTTTCATGGTATCAAACGAGTACTGAACCCGCAGGGAGGAAATCTGCAGGAGATCGCCTGGTTGCGTCTGGTCGTAATCTGGGCATTGTGTGGTGCCTTATTCTGGTGGGGCGTACAATATCTTCCCCAGATGAATACCAGTACCCGGGCCATGTGGAAGCTGTTCTTCATCATTCCCATGATGGCCGTCGTTGCCTGGGAATTCCAACAGATCGCTCTGCGACGTGTAGGCTATCCGACTGTGCTGGCCGTATTTACGTTAGGGGTACTGGCGGTGATTTTCATCAACGCTTCGAATACGGATACTCTCAGTCCATTGATCAGCGGGCGTTTTTTGAGGCAGTTGATCATTCTGGGTTTATCGTTGGTGATGGTGCTCTGGTACAGTCATCGATTTAAGAAAGAGCATGCCCACAGGATTGTCGAGGTCGCGCTGGTGCTGGCGTTGTCTGTTTTGCATGTGGTCTATGGTGTCTTTTCAATTCCTAAACCCCACCCGGCTGGCGAACGGCTGCTGCAGTTTGAAAATCAACTGCGATTGACGGAAAATGTGGGAGACTGTTTTCTTGTCAGCAAGAGTGACCAGGTGCCTTTGGAACTGAAATTTCTGGTGTTCTATCTGTGGGGTGATATCGAACTGAAACAGATACAGGGGGCCGTGTTGCCCCAGGATCTTCAGATTCCTGATCGCAGTCATGCAGATGAACCTGGCGAGAAGCAGGTAATTATTCGTTGGGGGGCATCTCCTGTTGCGTTACGTAATATCCTGAACGCGGATTTTGTCTTAAAGCCTGTTGCACAGCCCGATGTTTACAAAAATCAGGAACTGCAGGCGGATCTCATCAGTAAAGCACCACCTGGTTTCTGA
- a CDS encoding helix-turn-helix domain-containing protein: protein MSERRTLKITREEITKAFSTGEWADKYPPILTVDQAAELFNVPKATIYQWKSEGKLTDSAQRVGKHLRFLRDRLVLKLMSKGV, encoded by the coding sequence ATGTCAGAGAGACGAACTCTCAAAATCACGAGGGAAGAAATCACCAAGGCTTTTTCAACTGGGGAATGGGCCGATAAGTATCCACCGATTCTCACGGTCGACCAGGCAGCGGAACTCTTTAACGTTCCCAAGGCCACCATCTATCAGTGGAAATCAGAAGGCAAGCTGACGGACTCTGCTCAGCGGGTCGGCAAGCATCTGCGTTTTCTCCGTGATCGCTTGGTTCTCAAGCTGATGAGTAAAGGAGTATAG